The sequence below is a genomic window from Oscillospiraceae bacterium.
GACGGGGGCGAGCAGGGTGTTGGTGGCCGCGCCGAACACCGCCGCGTACCCCAGCGCGGCCAGCAGCAGGGCGGGCAGGCCCAGCAGGGGGGCCAGGGCCGCCCCCAGGCAGGCCCCGATGGCGAAGAGGGGGGTCACCTCGCCCCCCTGGTAGCCCGCCGCCAGGGTGAGCACCGTCAGCAGGAACTTGGCCGCCCAGTCCCACCACAGGATCTCCCCGCCGGAGGTGGCCAGGGCGATCAGGTTGGTGCCCAGCCCGGCGTACCGCCCCCCGCACAGCAGGAGCAGCAGGGCCGCCGCCGCACCGCCGAGGGCGATGCGCGCCACGGAATTGGGCAGCAGGGCCGCCAGCCTGCCCTTGGCCCAGGCCAGCAGCCGGGCGAAGAGGCCCCCCGCCGCCCCGAAGGCGATCCCGGCCGCGGCCAGGGCGGCCACAACGGCGGGGGTGGCCGCCGCCTCCAGCCCCAGGGGGACGGTGAACTTCTCCAGCCCCAGCGCCCCCGAGACCTGGGCCGCCGCAAAGGCGGCCACCGCCGCGGGGAGCAGGGCGGCGTACTCCAGGGCCCCGGCGGTGAGCACCTCCAGGGCGAAGAAGGTGGCGGCCACCGGCGTGCGGAACAGTCCTCCGAAGCCCGCCGCCATGCCCGCGATGAGGAAGATGCGCCCGCCGTCCGCCAGGGGCAGCCTGCGGCCCACCCCGTGGCCCACGGCGGCCCCGATCTGCACGGCCACCCCCTCCCGCCCGGCGCTGCCGCCGCACAGGTGGGTCAGCCAGGTGCCGCCGATGATCAGCGGGATCAGGCGCAGGGGGATCTCCTGCGCCGTGCCGTGGCCCGCGCCGAAGACCAGGCCCATGCCCCGCTCGCTGCCCCGGCCGAAACGCCGGTAGGCCAGCACGATGGCCACGCCTGCCAGGGGCAGGAAGCACACCAGGGGAAACACGTGCCTGTCCCGCAGCGCGGACAGCCACAGCAGCCCCCGCCCGAACACCGCGTCCACGGCCCCCACCGCCGCGCCAATCGCCACCGCCAGCAATGCCGGGAGCAGCACGCCCCGGCCCAGCCGCTTACAAATCTCCATCGCTGCCTCTCCTTTTCCCGAAACAGCCGAAAAAAGGGCCGATCACCCCTGCATTTGATTGCAGAAGTCATCAGCCCTTGGGCGGTTTCGGCACTTGCCGCGGGAGAACCTCATTCCCGCTATTGTGATTTTATTTTAGTCCTCCTCCACCGGGGTGTCAAGGCCCTGCGCGGCGGGCACCTGCTCGGGCAGAAGGGTCTGGGCCACCATCACGGCCTCCTGCACCTCGTGGGCGCCGGTGCGGCGGATGCCGCCCCAGGCGATCCACAGGCCCAGGGCCAGGAAGAGCAGGTCCGGGCCGATCTGCGCCGCGCCGTAGGACTGGAAGTAGGCCTCCACCACGTCAGTCAGACTGGGAACCATGTGGTAGTGCCCCACCACGTAGACGAAGTACATGCCCAGGCGCATGAGGAACATATCCAGCACGGAGAACACAATGGTGATGAAGAAGGCGGCCTTGTTCCGCTTGCCCTTGAAGAGCCGGTAGCCGTAGTTGGCGCCCAGGGGGATCAGGGCGTAGAGCACCGCCACCAGATAGCTGCCGAAGTCCCGCATGAGCACGGCGGGGATGGCGCCCACCAGGCCGCCCAGCAGCGCGCCCAGCATGCCCGTAAAATAATTGCCGTTGAGGCGGTTGTCCTCCACCCGCTGGGCGGTGAGCTGGGTCTGGTTCTCCACGCAGGCGCGGTGGACGTTCACGTAGCCCCCCGTATAGCCTGTGGCGTCGCACCCCGCCGCGCCGCACAGGGGGCACTTC
It includes:
- a CDS encoding voltage-gated chloride channel protein, whose product is MEICKRLGRGVLLPALLAVAIGAAVGAVDAVFGRGLLWLSALRDRHVFPLVCFLPLAGVAIVLAYRRFGRGSERGMGLVFGAGHGTAQEIPLRLIPLIIGGTWLTHLCGGSAGREGVAVQIGAAVGHGVGRRLPLADGGRIFLIAGMAAGFGGLFRTPVAATFFALEVLTAGALEYAALLPAAVAAFAAAQVSGALGLEKFTVPLGLEAAATPAVVAALAAAGIAFGAAGGLFARLLAWAKGRLAALLPNSVARIALGGAAAALLLLLCGGRYAGLGTNLIALATSGGEILWWDWAAKFLLTVLTLAAGYQGGEVTPLFAIGACLGAALAPLLGLPALLLAALGYAAVFGAATNTLLAPVFIGAEVFGYQYLPWFFAVCALAYVFSGDSSIYGGQRRRTKKDGA